The DNA segment AAAAGCAGATCTGTGAAAAGATCTGCTTTTTTTTATTTAAATTTAATTAAATGAAGCTATTTTATTATTTCTTTAACTGGCTAATCTAGTTGATAATGTGGAATTCTACTTGAATTATTGAACTGCAAGAACAATTGAAAATTAATTGGATACCAACACTTTATTCATACGTTTTTTACCTTCTCTACATATTGATAAAAGTGGACACACTGAGCATTGTGGGTTTTGTGCTTTACAATGATAACGTCCGAAGAATATGAGTTGATGATGTGTACGCGTCCACTTGTCTTTTGGCGTCTTCTTCATAATTGTTTCTTCTACTTGGAGAACAGAATCTTTCCATCTGCAAAGTCCCAATCGTTTCGATACACGTTCTACATGCGTATCAACTGCTAATGCGGGGATATTAAACGCAACTGATACGACTACATTAGCTGTTTTCCGCCCCACTCCAGGAAGTGTTGTTAATAAATCTCGATTTTCTGGAATTGCTCCGTCAAATTGTTCTATTACCATTCGACTTAAGGCTTGAATGTTTTTGGCTTTATTACGAAATAGTCCAATTGATCGAATATCGTTTTGAAGCTCTTCTATAGGAACATTCAAATAGTCTTGAGGTGTTTGATACTTTGCAAATAAACTTGGTGTCACTCTGTTAACTAGCACATCTGTACATTGTGCGGAAAGTAATGTAGCGATTGTCAGCTCAAATGGATTACTATGAACGAGCTCACAATGGGCATCGGGGAACATTCTGTCCATTTCTGATAAACAGTACTCCCATTGAACTTTTGTTATCATATACTCACTTCCTTACTCTCGCTCTTCTAACCAATTATAAAAAGGAATTTTATTTGTTTTTTGTGGTTGCGTCGGTGCTGTTCTTTCCGGTACTGTTCGGAATTGACTTGCTTGTTTTTCGACGTCTTTCATGGTTTTGACGTTTTTCTTTTTCCATTCAAACAATATACGATCAATATAACGTAAACTCATTTTTTGACCAAGAACCGCTTCTTTTAATGCTGCGCGAATAAGCTCAGGTGATTGCTGATCTTGATCCATCCACATAGTTATGGTTTCACTTTCCATTGGTGAAAGAAAACGGCCAAATTCTTGCTCGAACAAGCGGAAAATCTCGCCTTCCTGTTCTTTTAGAGTTAGTTCTTTCTTAGTTGTTTTTTCGCTCAGAATATGGTCAATTAAACGATTCCATAATGCATGAAATGAAAAAGCCTCAAAGAGAATACCGTTTTCGTCGTATCTTTGCTGAATCGATAAATAGCCTTTTTGAAATAGTCTTTGCATATGTTGACTGACTTGATCATGGGAAAAATGAGAACGATCTACTAAATCATCCGGCGTTGGAAAATGGTTTCCTTTTTCAATAAAAGCTAGCATATGAAGAATGAGCAAAGCTTCGTCATCTTGTATATCACATTTTTTATACTGTTGAAAAAAGAGCTGGGAAATGGTTACATTTCCCTGCTCTGTCCACATACGGAGCCGATCTGGTTGTTGTTGTTGCATAACCGAACTCTCCTTTGTTTTTATTATGGGTATAAACGGTTTAACAGACGTGGGAATGGAATTGCTTCACGAACGTGCTCTGCACCACTAATCCATGCTACAGTGCGTTCTAGCCCTAGACCAAATCCTGAATGCGGTACTGAACCTTGTTTACGAAGTTCTAAATACCATGCATATGCTTTTTGATCAAGACCATGTTCATCTAAACGTTGTTTTAATAATTCGTAATCGTGAACACGTTCTGATCCACCAATAATTTCACCGTATCCTTCTGGTGCGATTAAATCCGCACATAATACAACATCGTCACGATCCGGGTGAGGCTGCATGTAAAATGGTTTAATACCAATTGGATAGTGTGTAATAAATACAGGTTTCTTATAATGTTCCGCGATTGCAGTTTCATGCGGTGAACCGAAATCTTCTCCCCACTTAATGTCATCAAATCCGTTTTCATTTAAGAATATAATGGCATCATCATAGGAAATTCGTGGGAACGGAGCTTGAATATGTTCAAGTTTTGTTACATCACGTTCCAAACGTTCTAATTCTAATTTACAGTTCTTTAAAACTGATTGAATGACATAAGATACAAATTGTTCTTGTACTTCTAAGTTTTCTTCAAACTCAACAAACGCCATCTCTGGTTCAATCATCCAGAATTCAATTAGGTGACGACGTGTTTTAGATTTTTCTGCACGGAAAGTAGGGCCAAAAGAAAATACTTTTCCTAGCGCCATTGCAGCGGCTTCCATATAAAGCTGACCTGATTGTGAAAGGTAGGCGTCTTCATCAAAATATTTAGTTTTGAATAATTCTGATGTCCCTTCAGGAGCAGATCCGGTCAAAATTGGTGGATCTACTTTTGAAAAGCCATTATCATTGAAAAATTCATACGTTGCACGAATTACTTCATTTCTTATTTTCATGATGGCATGTTGTTTGCGTGAACGTAACCATAGATGGCGATTGTCCATTAAAAATTCAGTTCCATGCTCTTTAGGAGTGATAGGATAGTCTACCGCTTCATGAATGACTTCGATTTCTTTTACTTGAAGTTCAAAAC comes from the Paenisporosarcina antarctica genome and includes:
- the nth gene encoding endonuclease III gives rise to the protein MITKVQWEYCLSEMDRMFPDAHCELVHSNPFELTIATLLSAQCTDVLVNRVTPSLFAKYQTPQDYLNVPIEELQNDIRSIGLFRNKAKNIQALSRMVIEQFDGAIPENRDLLTTLPGVGRKTANVVVSVAFNIPALAVDTHVERVSKRLGLCRWKDSVLQVEETIMKKTPKDKWTRTHHQLIFFGRYHCKAQNPQCSVCPLLSICREGKKRMNKVLVSN
- a CDS encoding DnaD domain-containing protein yields the protein MQQQQPDRLRMWTEQGNVTISQLFFQQYKKCDIQDDEALLILHMLAFIEKGNHFPTPDDLVDRSHFSHDQVSQHMQRLFQKGYLSIQQRYDENGILFEAFSFHALWNRLIDHILSEKTTKKELTLKEQEGEIFRLFEQEFGRFLSPMESETITMWMDQDQQSPELIRAALKEAVLGQKMSLRYIDRILFEWKKKNVKTMKDVEKQASQFRTVPERTAPTQPQKTNKIPFYNWLEERE
- the asnS gene encoding asparagine--tRNA ligase, with the translated sequence MKKIMIQDLHNHLGETIKLGAWLANKRSSGKIAFLQLRDGSGFVQGVVVKAEVSEELFATAKSLSQETSMYIIGEVKKDDRSSFGFELQVKEIEVIHEAVDYPITPKEHGTEFLMDNRHLWLRSRKQHAIMKIRNEVIRATYEFFNDNGFSKVDPPILTGSAPEGTSELFKTKYFDEDAYLSQSGQLYMEAAAMALGKVFSFGPTFRAEKSKTRRHLIEFWMIEPEMAFVEFEENLEVQEQFVSYVIQSVLKNCKLELERLERDVTKLEHIQAPFPRISYDDAIIFLNENGFDDIKWGEDFGSPHETAIAEHYKKPVFITHYPIGIKPFYMQPHPDRDDVVLCADLIAPEGYGEIIGGSERVHDYELLKQRLDEHGLDQKAYAWYLELRKQGSVPHSGFGLGLERTVAWISGAEHVREAIPFPRLLNRLYP